Proteins encoded by one window of Gambusia affinis linkage group LG17, SWU_Gaff_1.0, whole genome shotgun sequence:
- the gtf3c4 gene encoding general transcription factor 3C polypeptide 4 isoform X2 — MAAASPLDCATPESGNVAIKTEPLDGDDVPPTLRDIPVKRDPVVPLLSPVSGPQPLRWSPDHRLAVCTSSSLSVLELLNDIHSSRQDLSLNRTSIPVPTQTHKLRVGPPDELSRAVQKFSLDPDPTVRQSFLADTVINPSVGVQSGMKFASWSPLGCDSSGRCLLASLTLDNRLTVHSSRGHLEWKLLANLTEKYGERLKKQGYAKKDSNPPQADLLDLAELQRRFRMQTPLKMEWSSVYTIKKVQADNSCVDEEMVLLAVLMENGDLVLWKFVLPFADGDDVVFYDLIESGVSRPSDLAWWEYENGNQRMGGLIVGSEVGPVKIMPVSLSKVKGYCTLRLPVILWKECDEIAAENIRCFPVIHPIHKTSCSLIVASRGCYIFWCLLMVSPDGLNIHNSHITGLNSLPVVSLAVSQHEVAVYSCSMDGWIKKLTPTFTESSIIFKVEDLVQPETLTGRWIHGIAVSHNGTYVALVSSPGIVGSFHPIHKNYQIHFLTLKTPEAAASLLLKSPEQNLYKTADLLDLVKWQVLKTKRVPASLQEELDRKLQEVDSPYLWRIKLFLARVLHLTLQVPRTEHKWKPRRTVAKVLVQDEEEDEEDAVERVGGEAGGVEGEAEDRRTEVQSLMEAAETHLMRDHMKKVLGVVYLNTWVPQNICIPTCGLMDYLSRDPTDKDSEVLIGHIRKKLNKQTFPERCSLCQAPLPFTHCKQAICENGHMWLRCVLSYQACQTLTFRRCLLQDCIARLPEPEDPEWIKKLLKAPCLLCDSPMI; from the exons ATGGCGGCCGCCAGTCCGCTCGACTGTGCTACCCCGGAGTCTGGAAACGTTGCGATCAAGACGGAGCCTTTAGACGGGGATGATGTGCCGCCCACGCTGCGGGACATCCCGGTTAAACGCGACCCGGTGGTGCCGCTGCTGTCCCCGGTGAGCGGGCCGCAGCCGCTCCGCTGGTCTCCGGATCACCGCCTGGCTGTGTGCACCTCCAGCTCCCTGTCCGTGCTGGAGCTGCTCAATGACATCCACAGCAGCAGACAGGACCTGAGCCTCAACCGAACCTCCATCCCGGTCCCGACCCAGACACACAAGCTGCgg GTCGGACCGCCAGATGAGCTGTCGCGTGCTGTACAGAAGTTCTCGTTAGATCCGGACCCGACTGTGCGGCAGAGCTTTCTGGCGGACACGGTGATCAACCCATCCGTCGGGGTTCAGAGTGGGATGAAGTTCGCCAGCTGGTCTCCGTTGGGCTGCGACTCCTCCGGCCGCTGCCTCCTCGCCAGCCTAACGCTCGATAACCGACTCACCGTTCACAGCAGCCGCGGCCACCTGGAGTGGAAACTGCTGGCCAATCTCACCGAGAAATACGGCGAGCGGCTGAAGAAGCAAGGCTACGCCAAGAAGGATAGCAACCCCCCGCAGGCGGACCTGTTGGACCTCGCCGAGCTGCAGCGGCGGTTCCGCATGCAGACCCCTCTGAAGATGGAGTGGTCGAGCGTTTACACCATCAAAAAGGTCCAGGCGGACAACAGCTGCGTGGATGAAGAGATGGTTCTCCTCGCCGTCCTGATGGAAAACGGCGACCTCGTTTTGTGGAAGTTCGTGCTGCCGTTCGCGGACGGAGACGACGTTGTCTTCTACGACCTCATCGAGTCTGGCGTGAGCAGACCCAGTGACTTGGCGTGGTGGGAGTACGAGAACGGCAATCAGCGGATGGGAGGGCTAATCGTCGGCAGCGAGGTTGGACCCGTCAAGATCATGCCGGTCAGCCTATCGAAAGTGAAGGGCTACTGCACGCTCCGGCTCCCCGTCATTCTGTGGAAAGAGTGCGACGAAATCGCAGCGGAAAACATCCGGTGCTTCCCGGTGATCCACCCGATCCATAAAACCAGCTGCAGCCTCATCGTCGCATCAAGGGGATGCTACATCTTCTGGTGTTTGCTGATGGTTTCACCAGATGGACTCAACATTCACAATTCCCACATAACGGGACTCAACTCGCTGCCTGTCGTCTCCTTGGCAGTCAGTCAGCATGAAGTCGCGGTCTACTCGTGCTCCATGGACGGCTGGATCAAAAAACTGACGCCGACGTTCACAGAGAGTTCCATTATCTTCAAAGTAGAGGACTTGGTTCAGCCAGAGACCCTTACGGGACGATGGATACACGGGATTGCCGTTAGCCACAACGGCACGTACGTTGCTCTGGTCAGCAGCCCGGGGATTGTCGGTAGCTTCCACCCTATCCACAAGAACTACCAGATCCACTTCCTGACGCTGAAAACTCCTGAAGCGGCTGCATCACTCCTGCTCAAGTCCCCCGAGCAGAACCTGTACAAAACGGCGGACCTGCTTGACCTGGTGAAGTGGCAGGTTCTGAAAACCAAACGCGTCCCCGCGTCGCTCCAGGAGGAGCTCGACCGAAAACTCCAGGAAGTGGACTCGCCGTACTTGTGGCGCATCAAGCTCTTTTTGGCGCGCGTTCTTCACCTGACCCTGCAGGTGCCGCGCACGGAGCACAAATGGAAACCCAGGCGGACGGTGGCCAAAGTGTTGGTAcaagacgaggaggaggacgaggaagaTGCTGTTGAGAGGGTGGGAGGCGAGGCTGGTGGAGTTGAAGGGGAAGCAGAGGACCGAAGGACCGAGGTTCAGAGTCTGATGGAAGCGGCAGAGACGCATCTGATGAGGGATCACATGAAGAAGGTTTTGGGCGTCGTGTACCTCAACACCTGGGTGCCTCAGAACATCTGCATCCCCACCTGTGGCCTGATGGACTATCTGTCCAGGGATCCCACCGACAAAGATTCAGAG GTTCTGATCGGCCACATCCGGAAGAAGCTCAACAAGCAGACGTTCCCGGAGCGCTGCAGCCTCTGTCAGGCCCCGCTGCCCTTCACCCACTGCAAACAAGCCATCTGCGAAAACGGACACATGTGGCTCAG GTGCGTGTTGTCATACCAGGCCTGCCAGACGCTGACGTTCAGACGCTGCCTCCTGCAGGATTGCATTGCCAGACTGCCAGAGCCTGAGG ATCCGGAGTGGATAAAGAAACTCCTGAAGGCGCCCTGCCTGCTCTGCGACTCACCCATGATCTGA
- the gtf3c4 gene encoding general transcription factor 3C polypeptide 4 isoform X1, which translates to MAAASPLDCATPESGNVAIKTEPLDGDDVPPTLRDIPVKRDPVVPLLSPVSGPQPLRWSPDHRLAVCTSSSLSVLELLNDIHSSRQDLSLNRTSIPVPTQTHKLRVGPPDELSRAVQKFSLDPDPTVRQSFLADTVINPSVGVQSGMKFASWSPLGCDSSGRCLLASLTLDNRLTVHSSRGHLEWKLLANLTEKYGERLKKQGYAKKDSNPPQADLLDLAELQRRFRMQTPLKMEWSSVYTIKKVQADNSCVDEEMVLLAVLMENGDLVLWKFVLPFADGDDVVFYDLIESGVSRPSDLAWWEYENGNQRMGGLIVGSEVGPVKIMPVSLSKVKGYCTLRLPVILWKECDEIAAENIRCFPVIHPIHKTSCSLIVASRGCYIFWCLLMVSPDGLNIHNSHITGLNSLPVVSLAVSQHEVAVYSCSMDGWIKKLTPTFTESSIIFKVEDLVQPETLTGRWIHGIAVSHNGTYVALVSSPGIVGSFHPIHKNYQIHFLTLKTPEAAASLLLKSPEQNLYKTADLLDLVKWQVLKTKRVPASLQEELDRKLQEVDSPYLWRIKLFLARVLHLTLQVPRTEHKWKPRRTVAKVLVQDEEEDEEDAVERVGGEAGGVEGEAEDRRTEVQSLMEAAETHLMRDHMKKVLGVVYLNTWVPQNICIPTCGLMDYLSRDPTDKDSEVLIGHIRKKLNKQTFPERCSLCQAPLPFTHCKQAICENGHMWLRCVLSYQACQTLTFRRCLLQDCIARLPEPEGKRHFPSSSSSVSQACHPQRQPSPRAGAQIHAWHVGFPPA; encoded by the exons ATGGCGGCCGCCAGTCCGCTCGACTGTGCTACCCCGGAGTCTGGAAACGTTGCGATCAAGACGGAGCCTTTAGACGGGGATGATGTGCCGCCCACGCTGCGGGACATCCCGGTTAAACGCGACCCGGTGGTGCCGCTGCTGTCCCCGGTGAGCGGGCCGCAGCCGCTCCGCTGGTCTCCGGATCACCGCCTGGCTGTGTGCACCTCCAGCTCCCTGTCCGTGCTGGAGCTGCTCAATGACATCCACAGCAGCAGACAGGACCTGAGCCTCAACCGAACCTCCATCCCGGTCCCGACCCAGACACACAAGCTGCgg GTCGGACCGCCAGATGAGCTGTCGCGTGCTGTACAGAAGTTCTCGTTAGATCCGGACCCGACTGTGCGGCAGAGCTTTCTGGCGGACACGGTGATCAACCCATCCGTCGGGGTTCAGAGTGGGATGAAGTTCGCCAGCTGGTCTCCGTTGGGCTGCGACTCCTCCGGCCGCTGCCTCCTCGCCAGCCTAACGCTCGATAACCGACTCACCGTTCACAGCAGCCGCGGCCACCTGGAGTGGAAACTGCTGGCCAATCTCACCGAGAAATACGGCGAGCGGCTGAAGAAGCAAGGCTACGCCAAGAAGGATAGCAACCCCCCGCAGGCGGACCTGTTGGACCTCGCCGAGCTGCAGCGGCGGTTCCGCATGCAGACCCCTCTGAAGATGGAGTGGTCGAGCGTTTACACCATCAAAAAGGTCCAGGCGGACAACAGCTGCGTGGATGAAGAGATGGTTCTCCTCGCCGTCCTGATGGAAAACGGCGACCTCGTTTTGTGGAAGTTCGTGCTGCCGTTCGCGGACGGAGACGACGTTGTCTTCTACGACCTCATCGAGTCTGGCGTGAGCAGACCCAGTGACTTGGCGTGGTGGGAGTACGAGAACGGCAATCAGCGGATGGGAGGGCTAATCGTCGGCAGCGAGGTTGGACCCGTCAAGATCATGCCGGTCAGCCTATCGAAAGTGAAGGGCTACTGCACGCTCCGGCTCCCCGTCATTCTGTGGAAAGAGTGCGACGAAATCGCAGCGGAAAACATCCGGTGCTTCCCGGTGATCCACCCGATCCATAAAACCAGCTGCAGCCTCATCGTCGCATCAAGGGGATGCTACATCTTCTGGTGTTTGCTGATGGTTTCACCAGATGGACTCAACATTCACAATTCCCACATAACGGGACTCAACTCGCTGCCTGTCGTCTCCTTGGCAGTCAGTCAGCATGAAGTCGCGGTCTACTCGTGCTCCATGGACGGCTGGATCAAAAAACTGACGCCGACGTTCACAGAGAGTTCCATTATCTTCAAAGTAGAGGACTTGGTTCAGCCAGAGACCCTTACGGGACGATGGATACACGGGATTGCCGTTAGCCACAACGGCACGTACGTTGCTCTGGTCAGCAGCCCGGGGATTGTCGGTAGCTTCCACCCTATCCACAAGAACTACCAGATCCACTTCCTGACGCTGAAAACTCCTGAAGCGGCTGCATCACTCCTGCTCAAGTCCCCCGAGCAGAACCTGTACAAAACGGCGGACCTGCTTGACCTGGTGAAGTGGCAGGTTCTGAAAACCAAACGCGTCCCCGCGTCGCTCCAGGAGGAGCTCGACCGAAAACTCCAGGAAGTGGACTCGCCGTACTTGTGGCGCATCAAGCTCTTTTTGGCGCGCGTTCTTCACCTGACCCTGCAGGTGCCGCGCACGGAGCACAAATGGAAACCCAGGCGGACGGTGGCCAAAGTGTTGGTAcaagacgaggaggaggacgaggaagaTGCTGTTGAGAGGGTGGGAGGCGAGGCTGGTGGAGTTGAAGGGGAAGCAGAGGACCGAAGGACCGAGGTTCAGAGTCTGATGGAAGCGGCAGAGACGCATCTGATGAGGGATCACATGAAGAAGGTTTTGGGCGTCGTGTACCTCAACACCTGGGTGCCTCAGAACATCTGCATCCCCACCTGTGGCCTGATGGACTATCTGTCCAGGGATCCCACCGACAAAGATTCAGAG GTTCTGATCGGCCACATCCGGAAGAAGCTCAACAAGCAGACGTTCCCGGAGCGCTGCAGCCTCTGTCAGGCCCCGCTGCCCTTCACCCACTGCAAACAAGCCATCTGCGAAAACGGACACATGTGGCTCAG GTGCGTGTTGTCATACCAGGCCTGCCAGACGCTGACGTTCAGACGCTGCCTCCTGCAGGATTGCATTGCCAGACTGCCAGAGCCTGAGGGTAAGCGCCACtttccatcctcctcctcctccgtttCGCAAGCCTGTCACCCTCAGCGACAGCCTTCGCCCCGCGCCGGCGCTCAGATCCACGCCTGGCATGTCGGGTTTCCACCCGCTTGA